The proteins below are encoded in one region of Chiloscyllium plagiosum isolate BGI_BamShark_2017 chromosome 7, ASM401019v2, whole genome shotgun sequence:
- the phospho2 gene encoding pyridoxal phosphate phosphatase PHOSPHO2 yields MKSLLVFDFDHTIVNGNSDTWVVKCIPEKKLPDWLRETYDGTHWNEYMQKIFAYFGDQGIKESEMKSVMQSMPYTKGMVDLLKFICQKKDQVDCIIISDSNTCFINWILEVTNSSSVFNSIITNPANFEQNHLVIKGFHSHSCPNCPDNLCKKKALDDFIADQLKAGVQYQRIIYTGDGANDLCPIKGLRECDVAMVRKGYKLEKLIHELLDGDSGSMLPSIVIWLSGEEILSYLRKCLKT; encoded by the coding sequence ATGAAGAGTTTACTTGTTTTTGATTTTGATCACACAATtgtaaatggaaacagtgacACTTGGGTTGTCAAATGTATACCTGAAAAGAAGCTTCCAGATTGGCTTCGTGAAACTTATGATGGAACACACTGGAATGAATACATGCAAAAGATCTTTGCCTATTTTGGAGACCAAGGAATCAaggaatctgaaatgaaaagtgTTATGCAATCAATGCCATATACTAAAGGGATGGTTGATCTCCTGAAGTTCATTTGCCAAAAGAAGGATCAAGTTGACTGCATTATAATTTCTGATTCTAATACATGTTTCATCAATTGGATTTTAGAAGTAACAAATAGCAGCTCGGTATTTAATAGCATTATTACAAATCCAGCAAATTTTGAACAAAATCATCTGGTAATTAAGGGCTTTCATTCTCACAGCTGTCCAAATTGCCCTGATaatctttgcaaaaaaaaagcattggatGATTTTATTGCTGATCAACTTAAAGCAGGGGTACAGTATCAAAGAATCATTTATACTGGTGATGGTGCAAATGACTTGTGCCCAATTAAAGGTTTGAGAGAGTGTGATGTTGCGATGGTAAGAAAAGGATACAAGTTAGAAAAACTGATTCATGAATTGCTTGATGGAGACTCAGGTTCAATGCTGCCATCAATTGTGATATGGTTGTCAGGTGAAGAAATCCTGTCTTAtttgagaaaatgtttgaaaacttAA